The following are encoded together in the Chitinivibrio alkaliphilus ACht1 genome:
- a CDS encoding TRL domain-containing protein, translating into MKKLLSIVGATALVITLVGCSATAPVNATSNPVGSKVGEAETVQVLGFFFDGGDASIKTAAKNGGISEISTVDSKYELLFLNFVRRYTTIVTGE; encoded by the coding sequence ATGAAGAAATTACTCAGTATCGTGGGAGCAACAGCACTGGTCATTACCCTTGTGGGGTGTTCTGCCACAGCACCCGTAAACGCCACGAGCAACCCCGTTGGATCAAAGGTTGGTGAAGCCGAAACCGTACAAGTCCTTGGGTTTTTCTTTGATGGCGGTGATGCAAGCATTAAAACCGCTGCCAAAAACGGCGGAATCTCAGAGATTTCTACGGTTGATTCAAAATATGAACTCTTGTTTCTTAATTTCGTTCGGCGATATACTACCATTGTTACCGGTGAGTAA